One stretch of Periplaneta americana isolate PAMFEO1 chromosome 1, P.americana_PAMFEO1_priV1, whole genome shotgun sequence DNA includes these proteins:
- the LOC138703882 gene encoding hemolymph lipopolysaccharide-binding protein-like isoform X1, which yields MRFFHCIVVCCLGGVYAGLPCLSTRATDLKFSLVSQRNENGKWNAQVQLQHQDNRKWDVNVDQKTIECDDKETIIVIANITASQEKKCQVPADYQLLDGLGYYKFHPVPKTWFDARDTCVKECAHLVVINSQKEADALVNLWKPYPSLLSGWMNEWAHIGFNDLKTKGQYVTIFNQPLKSTGYNKWEPGQPTHPDTEFCGASSRRASTLGDVGCDVKLAFICEARSPSQEEFPPCD from the exons ATGAGATTCTTTCATTGTATTGTCGTTTGCTGTCTAGGAGGCGTCTATGCCGGCCTGCCTTGCCTCTCCACAAGGGCTACCGACCTCAAATTTTCTCTTGTCAGTCAACGTAACGAGAATGGAAAATGGAATGCACAG GTGCAACTGCAACACCAGGACAACAGAAAGTGGGACGTGAATGTTGACCAGAAAACTATCGAGTGCGATGACAAAGAAACGATCATAGTTATCGCCAATATCACAG CTTCTCAAGAGAAGAAATGCCAAGTACCAGCTGACTACCAACTGTTAGATGGTCTGGGTTATTACAAGTTTCATCCAGTTCCGAAAACATGGTTCGACGCGCGGGACACAtgtgttaaggaatgcgcgcatCTGGTCGTCATCAATTCACAGAAGGAAGCGGATGCCTTGGTGAATCTTTGGAAGCCATATCCCTCACTGCTTTCTGGTTGGATGAACGAATGGGCTCATATAGGCTTCAACGACCTCAAGACTAAGGGACAATACGTCACAATTTTCA ACCAACCTCTTAAGTCGACAGGATACAACAAGTGGGAGCCTGGCCAGCCCACTCATCCAGATACTGAATTCTGTGGTGCCTCAAGTCGCCGGGCAAGCACTCTCGGAGATGTCGGATGCGACGTGAAGCTGGCGTTCATATGCGAAGCTCGATCTCCAAGTCAAGAAGAATTCCCTCCTTGTGATTGA
- the LOC138703882 gene encoding hemolymph lipopolysaccharide-binding protein-like isoform X2, whose translation MTLMFLQKIIGGVYAGLPCLSTRATDLKFSLVSQRNENGKWNAQVQLQHQDNRKWDVNVDQKTIECDDKETIIVIANITASQEKKCQVPADYQLLDGLGYYKFHPVPKTWFDARDTCVKECAHLVVINSQKEADALVNLWKPYPSLLSGWMNEWAHIGFNDLKTKGQYVTIFNQPLKSTGYNKWEPGQPTHPDTEFCGASSRRASTLGDVGCDVKLAFICEARSPSQEEFPPCD comes from the exons GAGGCGTCTATGCCGGCCTGCCTTGCCTCTCCACAAGGGCTACCGACCTCAAATTTTCTCTTGTCAGTCAACGTAACGAGAATGGAAAATGGAATGCACAG GTGCAACTGCAACACCAGGACAACAGAAAGTGGGACGTGAATGTTGACCAGAAAACTATCGAGTGCGATGACAAAGAAACGATCATAGTTATCGCCAATATCACAG CTTCTCAAGAGAAGAAATGCCAAGTACCAGCTGACTACCAACTGTTAGATGGTCTGGGTTATTACAAGTTTCATCCAGTTCCGAAAACATGGTTCGACGCGCGGGACACAtgtgttaaggaatgcgcgcatCTGGTCGTCATCAATTCACAGAAGGAAGCGGATGCCTTGGTGAATCTTTGGAAGCCATATCCCTCACTGCTTTCTGGTTGGATGAACGAATGGGCTCATATAGGCTTCAACGACCTCAAGACTAAGGGACAATACGTCACAATTTTCA ACCAACCTCTTAAGTCGACAGGATACAACAAGTGGGAGCCTGGCCAGCCCACTCATCCAGATACTGAATTCTGTGGTGCCTCAAGTCGCCGGGCAAGCACTCTCGGAGATGTCGGATGCGACGTGAAGCTGGCGTTCATATGCGAAGCTCGATCTCCAAGTCAAGAAGAATTCCCTCCTTGTGATTGA